The DNA window CGCAGGGTCGGATTGGCCGCCGCCGACAACGAGTCGCGCAGCGCATCCTGCGCCGCCGCCTGCGCCTCGCGGGTCGGCATGACGTAGAACAGCGGCCACAGATCGGCCTCGCCGGCGCGCTCGCGCCCGGCCAGCACGGCGGCCGCGGCGATCAGTCGCTGCGCCTTGACGATGCGCCGGTCCGACAGCCCCAGGCCGGCGCCACGCAGTTTGCGGATCGCGTCGGCCAGCAGGCCGCGCGCGGCGCCGAGATCGACCTCGTCGACGCAGCGGCTCAGGGTGTCGATGTCGGCCAGATCGGCGAAATGCTGCGGCGACGAACGGCCGGCCTGCCAACCGCCTTCGAGCAGCGCTTCCAACTGGTGGTCCGGCACCGGTTCGACGAACAGATGCAGCAGGAAGCGATCGGCGAACGCAGCCAGCGACTCGTCGTCGGGCAGAGCGTTCGCGGCGCCCACGCAGACCCGCAACGGACAGGCCAGCTGAGTGTGGCCGCGGCGGAAGCGGCGCTCGTTGAGCACGCCGAGCAAGGTATTCAGGATCGCAGTGGAACCGAGGAAGACCTCGTCCAGGAAGGCGATCTCGGCCTCCGGCAACATGCCGCTGACATCGGTTTCGACCACGCCCTCGCGCAGCCGGCGCAGGTCGACCGGGCCGAACAGTTCCGACGGCTCGGTGAATCGGCCGAGCAGGTACTCGAAATAGCGCCCGCCCAGGGCGGCGGCGACGCGGCGCACGACCGCGCTCTTGGCGGTGCCGGGCGGGCCCAGGATCAGCAAGTGCTCCTGCGCCACGGCGGCGAGCACGATGAGTTCGGCGAGCTGTTCGCGTTCGACCAGCCCGGTGGTGGCGGAATGCACCGCTTCGCGGACGCGGGCGGCGGCCTGCTGCGCGGCGGAAAGTTCGTGCGGAGGCATCATCGACGGCCGGAATCCTTGGCGTACGGGGACGACGGCACGCGGACCGCGGCCGGCCTCCCCAGGGCTGGCGTAGGGGCGCGACACCGGAACCCGGCGCCACCCGCGCACTGTAGGCGCGGGCATGCACGAATCGCAACCTGCGCCTCGTACGCTGAACGCGTCGCCGGTCTATCGTGTCCGGTTTTTCATTACCCTAGGCTGTCGCCACGCCCGGCCAGGACGCCGTCATGCCCGAAACTCCGCTCGAGGACCTGCTCGCCGCGCTCGCGGCCAGCCCGCACAATCCGGCCCTGGGCGCGTTGGTGGTCAACGCCTGCCTGAATGCCGCCGACCCGGACGCCCTGTTGCGCGCGATCGCGCTCGGCGGCGAGCCCCTGCTCGCCGACCCGGTACAGCGCGACGCCGCCTGGCGCTTGCTCCTGCAACACGGCCGCGATGCCGACGTGGCGCGCCTGGCGCCGGCCGGCACGGCCGCCTCGCTGCTGGCGCGTGCGCGCCTGAACCTGCAAGACGGCGCCCGCGACGAAGCGCGCGCGCTGTACCAGCAGGCGATCGCGCTGAACCCCGCACTCGAAGACGCGGCCTTGGCGAACGAACTGGCGGGCAAAGTGATTTCCCTGGCCAACGCGCGCCGGCAACACGAAGGCGCGCCGCGCCCGCAGACCAGCGTGGCCAACGACGACACCGATGCCGAGGACGTGGTGCGGCTGCTGCAGCCGGCGCAGGAGCGGATCGCGTTCGCCGACGTCGGCGGCCTGGACGAGGTCAAGCAGCAGATCCGCCGCCGCATCATCACCCCCTTCCTCAAGCCCTCGCTGTTCGAGCGCTTCAAGCGCCGTTCCGGCGGCGGCATCCTGCTGTACGGCCCGCCCGGCTGCGGCAAGACCCTGCTCGCCCGCGCCACCGCCGGCGAATGCGGCGCGCGTTTCTACAACGTCGCCATCACCGACGTACTCGACATGTACATCGGCGAATCCGAGCGCAAGCTGCACGCGATCTTCGAGCAGGCGCGTCGCACCGCGCCGTCGGTGGTGTTCTTCGACGAGGTCGAGGCGATCGGCGGCAAGCGCCAACACTCGCGCGAGGCCGGCTCGGCCAAGCTGGTCAGCCAGTTCCTGACCGAACTGGACGGCTTCGGCCAGAACAACCAGGGCGTGCTGATCCTCGGCGCGACCAACGTGCCCTGGGCGGTGGATTCGGCGTTCCGCCGCCCCGGCCGCTTCGACCGGGTGCTGTTCGTGCCGCCGCCGGACGAGCCCGCGCGGCGTGCGATCCTGGACTTGCTGCTGCGCGATCGTCCGCTCGACGGCGCGATCGACAGCGCCGAACTGGCGCGTCTGAGCTCGGGCCATTCCGGCGCCGACCTGCGTCACCTGGTCGAAAGCGCGATCGACGAGGCGATCGACGATTCCATCGACCAGGGCCGCGAAGTGCCGCTGAGCATGGCCCATCTGCGCGCGGCGCTGAAGGACAGCCGCGCCACCACGCTGGAATGGCTGACCACGGCGCGCAATCACGCCCGCTACGCCAATCAGGGCGGCCAGTACGACGAAGTGCTGGACTTCCTCAAGCGCCACGGGGGCGGCTGATGGCGGCCTCGGTCTATCGCCTGCCCGACGAACCGCTGCCGTCGGGCCTGTCGCGCTACGCGGTCGATCCGCTGTGGCCGATGCTGACCCTGATGCTGGCCGGCAACGGCTTCGGCCTGGCCTGGTTCGCGTTCAACGGTTTCGCCCTCGGCAGCCCGACCCGCGGCCGCGAACTGGCCTTGCTGGCGCTCAACCTGGCCGGCGCGATCGCGCTGCTGTGGCTGCTGGGCGCGCTCAGCCAGGCCGGCTGGCTGCCGCGCCAGTACATGGAGTACGCCTTGCTGTCGGTGATCACGCTCAAGCTGGCCACCGGCTACGCGCTGTACATGATGCAGCAGCGCTGCTTCGAGCTGTGGGAGTACTACGGCGGCATGGCGCGCAACGGCCTGCCGTTGCTGATTCTCGCGACCCTGTTCGCGCGCCGCCTGTTCGATCTGCAATGGCCGGCGCTGCTGCGCATGGTGCTGGAATGACCCCGGAGCCGCGCGCATGAGCCTGGACATGTCCCGTCACGCCCTCGCTCTGGCCCGCCGTCACTACGGCCACGGCCAGGTCGACCAAGCCATCGACGTGCTGCTGCGCCTGCTCGGCGAAGACCCCGATCTCGCCGAAGCGCACGCCCTGCTCGCGTTCTGCCTGCTCAAGCGCAAGCGCCTGCACGTGGCCGCGCTGGAAGCCGCGCGCGCGCTCGAGCTGGAGCCCGACTCGGTGTATTCGCACCTGGCCGCAGCGCTGGTCGCGATCGCGCGCCGGCGACTGAGCGAGGCCGAAACCCACTTGAACGCGGCGCGCGAACTCGATCCGGCCGCGGCGGTGATCGAAGACGGCTTCGCCCGGCTGCACCTGGCCTGGGGCCACGACGAACGCGCCCTGGCGCATGCGCGCCGCGCCTGCGAGCTGGAACCCGACGATCTCGACTACCGCGCCCTGCTCGCCAGCCTGGAGTTCCGCCGCGGCGACCGCGGCACGGCCGAAGCTTTGGCGCGCGAAGTGCTGGAGCTCGACCCCGAGCATCTGGAAGCGCTGTGCGTGCTCGGTCATTGCGAACTCGCCGCCGGCCGCGTCGACGACGCGCGCCAGCACGCCGCCTGGGCGGTGCAGTTGGACCCGATGGACGAACAGGCCTTGACCCTGCTGGCCGCGGTCAAGGCCCGGCGCAGCCCGCTGCTGGGCCTGTGGTGGCGCTTCCAGAGCTATCTGACCGCCGGCTCGCGCACCCGCACCGTCGTCCTGCTGCTGGGCCTGTTCCTGCTCTACCAGATCGGCATGATCGCACTGAGCCAAAACGGCCTGCAGCGCTGGACCCTGCCCTTGTCGCTGCTGTGGCTGGGCTTCTGCGCCTACACCTGGATCGCGCCGGGGCTGTTCTGGCGTTCGGTGAAGAAGGAATTGCAACAGGTGAGGTTGCGGCCGGGCTTCTGATCGCCCGGGTTTTGTAGGAACGGCGATGGGTCCGAGCTTCGATGAAGGACACGAGCCTTGAGGCCCCTGCGCGTCCCGTGGCCGCGGCTTGCGCCGCTCCCCACAACCGCAGCGATGCTGTGCCTGCCGTTGTTGCTGTTGCTGTTGCTGTTGCTGTTGCTGGTGCTGGTGCTGGTGCTGGTGCTGGTGCTGCGAACAGCTTGGCGCCGCTTCGAACTCGCGAGAACCCCCTGAAGCCCCGGAGGGCGGCCCGCAGGGAGGCGGGCCGTGCGCAGCCAGGCCAGGGAGGGCCTGTGCGGAGCCGCCCCGCGCACGCTCCGAACCATAGTGGCTCTTGATCCGAAACCGCCATGGCGTTTTCTTTGGTGACTTTTGACCGAAGGAAATCCCGTAGGACCTTGTCGCCTTGGACAAAGAAAGTGACCCGGCCGCCTGCGGACGGAAGCTTGGCTTTGGAGCTTTTGTACATAGAAGCCGGCGCGAGGGTTTCGAGCTTCGATCAATGACGAAAGGCGTTGATTCCTCTGCGCGTCCCGTGGTCGCGGCTTACGCCGCTCCTACAGGGGCCCAGGACAAAGCGCGGCGAGAGTGAAGGATGGCGGTCGCGGCTTGCGCCGCTGCTACCCTCTGGAAGCTACTTCACGACCCGCAGCTTCGACGCGCGGCGACGCTGCAACAAGGCTTCGCGGCGAGCATCACGGCCGTTGCCGCCATTGCCCCCGCCCGGCGGACGCCGGCGCCAGTAGAGAAGCGTCAGCCAACCGATCAACATGCCGCCGAGGTGGGCGAAATGCGCGATGCCGCTGCCCTGCGCGAACACGCCGTACACCACCGCCGCGATCGCATAGATGATCACCAACGTGCGCGCCTTGAGCACGATCGGGAACGGCAGCAAGGTCACCCGCCGGTGCGGGAACAACATGCCGTAGGCCAGCAACAGACCGTAGATCGCGCCCGACGCGCCCAGGGTCAGATAGAACTCGCCGTGCCGCACCGCATAGGACGCGAACAGCAACTGCAACACGCCCGAACCGAGCAAGCAGACGAAGTAGTAGACGACGAAGCGCCTGGCGCCCCAGTGATATTCCAACGAGGCGCCGAACATCACCAGCGCCAGCATGTTGAACACCAGATGGCCGACCGAGCCGTGCAGGAAACCGTAGGTCAGCAACTGCCAGGGCATGAAGCCCGGCCCGACGAAATCGAACTTGGCCGGAAGCCACGGCCACAGTTCCAGCCACAGCACCCACGACTGCGTCGACGGGCTCCAGCTCAACAGCCATTGCAAAACGAACGCGGCGACATTGGCGATCAGCAGTTTCCTGGTGACCGGCGGGATACTGGAAAACATCGCGACTCCTCGGACCGGCCGCTATGGTAGCCGCTGCCCCGCCCCGGCGCCGTGAGCGCCATGTGCACAGGCCTTGCGCAGGCGGTCGGGATTCAGTCCGCCGGACCCCAGATCTGCGAGTCCAGGGTCGCGGCGGCGCGCTGGCCGCGCACCCGCCCCTTCTCCACCGTCACCCCCTCGGCACGCAGACGCTGCGATTGTTCGCGATAGCCCTTGGACCCCTCGGGGAACGCGATCCGCCCGTCCGAACGCAGCACCCGGTGCCAGGGCAGCTTGGCGTCCTCGTTCTCGCTGAGCAGGCGCGCGACCAGGCGCGCCCGGCCCGGCAGGCCGGCGCGGCGGGCGATCTCGCCGTAACCGGCGACCTGGCCCTTGGGAATCGCGCGGATCGCGGCGCGGATGCGTGCGGCGGCAGTTTCGCTGTCCATCGCGGTAGCATAAGCCGCTGTAGCGCGCAGGAGTCGCCCCCATGCAGTTCGAACAGATCCGCCAGCACCTGACCCGGACCGGGTTCCACCTCACCGTTCATGACGAGAGCGTGATCTGCATCGAGCTCTCGCTCGAGCAGGGCACCCGCCACCAGGCGATCTTCCTGTCCGAGCTGATGGACGACGACGGCCGCCCGTTCCTGCGCGTGGCCACCGCGATCGCGCCGACCACCGGCCTGGACGCACGCCGCGCGCTGGCGTTCAACTGGGAAAGCCACGTCGGCTACCTGGCGATCGGCGATCTCGACGGAGTGCCCTATCTGCACCTGTGCGAGAACCGCCCGCTGGAAAGCCTGGACGGCGCCGAGGTGCAGCGCCTGGTGCTGGAGATCGGCGGCGTCGGCGACCGCATGGAGCGCGTGCTGTCGGCCAACGGCGACCTGCTCTGAGCCGAGCCTCGTCGCTTTTGCCGCTTTTGCGGGAGCCGCGGCCCACGGGGATTCGGCACAAAAGAGAAAGCCCGCTCGAAGCGGGCTTTTTTCGTCAGGACCCCGCCGATGCGGCGGCGGCTCAGACCCAACCGAACAGACGCATCAGCTCGAACAGGCCGTAGGCGATGCCGCCGGCCGCCGGAATGGTCAGGATCCAGGCCCAGATCATCTTCTCGACCACGGTCCACTTGATCGAATTGAAGCGTTTGGCCGTGCCCACGCCCATGATCGCAGCGGAGATGTTGTGGGTGGTCGAGACCGGAATGCCCAGCGACGAGGCGGCCATGATCACCGAGGCCGCGCTGGTCTCGGCGGCGAAGCCATGGATCGGATGCAGCTTGACCAGCTTGTGGCCCAGGGTCTTGATGATCCGCCAGCCGCCGGCGGCGGTGCCGGCCGCCATCACCACGGCGCAGGTCAGCTTGATCCAGGTGTCGATGTCGTTGTGCGCGATCGCGCCCGGCGAGGGGTGCAGGAACGCCAGCCACGCCGGCAGGTTGTCCAGCGTGCCGGCCTGCTGCGCGCTGATCAGGGCCAGGGCGATGATGCCCATGGTCTTCTGCGCGTCGTTCATGCCGTGGGCGAAGCCCATGCCGGCGGCGCTGAGCAACTGCGCCTTGCCGAAGAAACCGTTGACCCAGCGCGGCCGCGCCATCCGCCGCAGGAGGCCGCCGCTGGCGGCCATGCCCGAGATCAGCGCGAACAGCACGCCCATGACCAGGAAACCGGCGGCGAAGCCGAGTACCGGCGAGGTCACCATCGGCACGATCACTTTCCACAGCACGCCGGCGCTCTTCCAGATCGGATCGGCCGGATGCGACCAGATGACCGCGTGCCAGTTGTTCGAAGCCGCCGCCAGCGCCGCGCCGCACAGGCCGCCGATCAGCGCGTGCGAGGACGAGGACGGCAGGCCCAGCCACCAGGTGATCAGGTTCCAGACGATGCCGCCGAGCAGGGCGCACAGCAGCAGCTGCGAGCCGACCTCGACCACCCCGGCGTCGATCAGGCCCGAAGCGATGGTCTTGGCCACCGCGGTGCCCCACAGCGCGCCGACCAGGTTGGTCGAAGCCGCGAGCATCACCGCCTGCATCGGCGAGAGCACCTTGGTCGCCACCACGGTGGCGATGGAATTGGCGGTGTCGTGGAAGCCGTTGACGTACTCGAAGATCAACGCCGCGAGGATCACCACCAGGACCAGCGTAAGCATGGCGCGGGCCTCAGGAGTTCTTGAGCACGATCTGGTAGGCGACCACGCCGGCCTCGCGGCAGCGGTCGATCGCCTTCTCCAGGATCTCGAAGAACTCCTTGAGCAGGAACATCTGCAGGTTGTCGAGCTGGCCGGAATAGATGTCGCGGTACAGCTCCAGCATCAGCCGGTCGGCTTCGTTCTCCAGCGCGCGCAACTGGTCGTTGAGCGCCTTCATCGGCTCCAGCTTGAGGTGGCGCAGCTGGTGGACCATCTTCACCACCACCGCGGCGGCCTGTTCCAGCATCGCCGCGCGCGGGGCGAAGTCGATGTGCTCCAGGTGGCGGGTGGCCAGCGAGTAGCGATCGGCGAACTTCTCGACCTGCTTGGGGATCTTGTACAGAGCCGAGCTCAGCGCCTCGATGTCCTCGCGCTCGATCGGGGTGATGAAACTGTCGACCAGTTCCTGGCTGATCTTGTCCGAGGTCTCGCGTTCGCGCTGGCGGGCCAGCTTGAACGCATCCAGCGCCGGCTGACGGTCCGAGGCCTTGAGCATGTCGTACAGGGCCTTGGTGCTGTCATGGGCGGCGACCGCAGCCTCCTCGAGCAGGGTGTAGAACTGATTGCCTTGGCCGAAAATGGTCTGCAGGGAAAACATGCTGGGGTGCCTCTGGGCCTGTGGCCGCGGTTGCCGGCCGCCGGGGCCGAAAGGGTTTGCGGGCGCGATTATGACGGTTTGAGGCGCGCCCGCCCACCTTGACGCCGGCCTCGGCCGCCCCCACCCGATACCCGAAGGCCGTCGCAGCGCCGCATGCAGGCGGCTTTCACGCCCACCCGACAGCGCAGCCGGCACGGTCGGCCTGCTCGCCCCTCGCCCGGCAAACCCGTCCCGGCCGCCCCGCCGCGACGGAACCGGCCCGACCGACCCGGCCGCCATCAGGCGGCCTGCTAAGATCGGTGCCGGTCAGAGCGTCGGCCCCGCCGGCCGCTCGGCCGCCCTTCCCGTTTTTCCGCCCCGCACAATGGACGACGACCCAAAACCGCCGCCCGGCCGTACCCCGGCCCGCTCCCGCCGCGCAATGCGCCCCCTCCGTGATCCCACCGGCCGCAGGAGGCATTGCCGATGCTGGAACTTCTGATCGTCGCCGCCCTGATCGTTCTCAACGCCTTTTTCGCGATGTCGGAAATGGCGCTGATGACTTCGCGCAAGCTGCGCCTGAAGCAGATGGCCGAGACCAGCCGCGGCGCCCGCACCGCCCTGGCCCTGGCCGAACACCCCGACCACCTGCTTTCGACGGTGCAGGTCGGCATCACCGCGATCGGCGTGCTCACCGGTACCTTCGGCGGCGAATCCATCGGCCTGGTCATCGCCGGCTGGATCAGCTCCGTCGTGCCGGACGCGGCGCAGTACGCGCGCAGCATCGGCATCGGCACCGCGGTCACCCTGATCACCGCGTCCAGCGTGATTTTCGGCGAGCTCATCCCCAAGCGCCTGGCCCTGACCAACCCGGAGAAGATCGCCAGCACCGTGGCCGTCGTGCTCGACGGCCTGGCCCGTTTCGCCAAGCCGGTGGTGATGGCGCTCGGCGCGATCAACCGCGGCGTGCTGCGCCTGCTCGGGATCAAGGACGACGCCCGCAGCGAGATCAGCGAAGAGGAGATCCGCCTGCTGGTGACCGAAAGCCACGAGCAGGGCGTGATCGACGCCGACGAGCGCAAGATGATGAACCGCGTGCTCAGCCTCGGCGACCGCACCACCGAAAGCCTGATGACGCCGCGCACGCGGATCGCCTGGCTGGACGCGGCGGCGCCGCTGGAGGAGAACCTGGCGACCATGCGCGAGTCGCCGTTCTCGCGCTTCCCGGTCTATCGCGGCAGCGACCAGGACGTGCTCGGCGTGCTCGAGGCCAAGAGCCTGCTGGCCACCCTCGGCGTGCCGGGCGCGGTGCCGGACTTGTTCGGCCAGCTCAGCGAAGCCTTGTTCGTGTCCGAATCGACCCATGCGCTGAAATTGCTGGAGATCTTCCGCGAGGAGCAGCAATCGCTGGCCCTGGTGGTCGACGAGTACGGCGACGTCACCGGCCTGGTCACGGTCAACGACCTGATGGGCGCGGTGATCGGCCGGGTCCAGACCGCCGAGTCCGACGACCAGCCCGGCCCGGTGGTGCAGCGCGAGGACGGCTCCTACCTGATCGACGGCGCCCTGCCCCTGGAAGAGTTGCGCGAAGTCGTCGGCGGCGGCCGCTTGCCGAACGAGGACGAGCACGACTTCCATACCGCCGCGGGCATGGTCATCGCCCATTTCGGCCGCATCCCGCATGTGGGCGAGTACTTCGCCTGGACCGGCTGGCGGATCGAGGTGATCGACCTGGACGGCCCGCGCATCGACAAACTGCTGCTGCAACCGCAGGCGAGGACGCAGGAGTCCGGCGACGATGAGCTCGGCGGCTGACCGCGGCCCCGACGGCGGCGACGGCGACGGCGACGGCGAGCATCCGCGCTCGCGCCGCCGGCGCGGCCCGCGCCCGCACGAAGCCGGCACCCGCGCCCTGCTCGATGCGATCGTCGCCGGCGATCCGGACGAGGTGGTGCGCTTCGGCGACGTGTTCGCCGGGCTCGGCAACCGCTCCTTCGGCATGCTGCTGTTCGTCTCCACCCTGCCCGCCTTCATCCCGATCCCCGGGGTCGGCGGCGCGGTCAGCGGACCGCTGGTGGTGCTGGTCGGCTTGCAACTGCTGATCGGGCTGCGGAAACCGTGGCTGCCCGGCTTCATCGCCCGGCGCGGGCCGCACCGCCATGCCATGGCCAAGTTCCGCAACCTGTTGTCGCCATGGCTGGCGCGGCTGGAGCGCGTGGTCAGCCCGCGCGCGACGTATCTGCTCGACCATCGCCTGGCCAATGCCTTCACCGGGCTGTTGCTGATCCTGCTCGGCATCCTGCTGTCGCTGCCGATTCCGTTCACCAACTTCCTGTTCGGCGCGCTGTTGCTGTTGTTCGCCTTCGCCCTGCTCGAACGCGACGGCAAACTGATGGGCCTGGCCTGGATCGCCGGCGCCGCCGCGGTCGGCGTATTCGGCATCCTCTCCGGCACCCTGGCCCAGACCGCGGCGGAGTGGATCGACCTGGCGGGCCGCAAGATCGGTTGAGGACGCCCCCGACGGTCGCAGCCGCTTCTGTAGGAGCGGCGCAAGCCGCGACAACCGCAGCGACGTGACGCAAGCGTAGCTGCCGAAGCTCGGACAACCGGGCGTAGTCGTTCGCGTAGCCGGGCTTCGGAATGGCGGCGTGGTATCGCACCGCTGCAGTTGTCGCGGCTTACGCCGCTCCTACAGGGGCGGTGGATTCGGGCTTCGGCGAAGCAGCGCAGGTCGTGGGCGTGCTGCGCGTCCCGTGGTCGCGGCTTGCGCCGCTCCTACCCAGGAACCGCTACCAGTTTCGGCGTCTGTTTCTGTAGGAGCGGCGCGAGCCGCGACAACCGCAGCGAAGTGACGCGAGCGTAGCGACCGAAGCTCGGACAACCGGGCGTAGTCGTTGCGCAACCGGGATTCGGAAGGCGGCGTGGTATCGCACCGCTGCGGTGGTCGCGGCTTACGCCGCTCCTACAGGGGCGGTGGATTGGGGCTTCGATGTGGCCGCGCAAGCCTTGGGCGGGCTGCGCGTTCCGTGGTCGCGGCTTGCGCCGCTCCTACCCCGGAACCGCTACCGGTTTCGGCGTCTGTTTCTGTAGGAACGGCGCGAGCCGCGACAACCGCAGCGACGTGACGCAAGCGCAGCTGCCGAAGCTCGGACAGCCGGGCGTAGTCGTTGCGCGTAGCCGGGCTTCGGAATAGCGGCGTGGTATCGCACCGCTGCGGTGGTCGCGGCTTACGCCGCTCCTACAGGGGCGGTGGATCGGGGCTTCGATGTGGCCGCGCAAGCCTTGGGCGGGCTGCGCGTTCCGTGGCCGCTTACGAGATCAGCAAGGCGCGGAATTCCTGGGCGTTGACCGGATGGCCGAGCCAGTAGCCCTGCGCCAGATCGCAACCGCGCTCGCGCAACACCGCGTACTGGCCCTCTTTCTCCACGCCCTCGGCGACCACGGTGATGCCCAGCGAATGCGCCATGGCGATGATCGCCGTGGTCAGGGCCAGGTCGTCCGGGTCGCGCAGCACGTCGGCGATGAAGCTGCGGTCGATCTTGACCCCGTCCACCGGCACCCGGCGCAGATGGCTCAGGCCGGAAAAGCCGGTGCCGAAGTCGTCCAGCCACACCTTGACCCCGCTGGCGCGCAACCGCGCCAACAGATTGCTGGCGTGGATTTCGTCGCCGATCACCGCGGTTTCAGTCAGTTCCAGGTGCAAGTAGTGCGGCGCCAGCCCGGTGTCGTGCAGGCAGTCGGCCACGGTCTTGGGCAGGTCGCCGCTGCGCAGCTGGCGCGGCGACACGTTGACCGAAACGAACAAGGGCTCGGCGTCCGGGCGCGCCTTTTGCCAGGCCATCGCGTCCTCGCAGGCCGCACGCAGCACCTGCGGGCCCAGGGTTTCGATCAGGCCGCTCTGCTCGGCTACGTCGATGAACACCGACGGCGCGATCAGGCCCTGCTCCGGATGCTTCCAGCGCAGCAGCGCTTCGGCGCCGACCATCGCGCCGTCGGCGAGGCGATACACCGGCTGGTACACCAGGCTCAGTTCGCCGCGGTCCCAGGCGCCGCGCAGCTCGTGCTCCAGATGCACGCGGCGCTCCACTGCCTGGTCCATCGCCCGGCTGTAGAAGCGGTAGCAGTTCTTGCCGGCGACCTTGGCCTGGTACATCGCGATGTCGCCGTTCTTCATCAACCCGGTCGCCCCGGACGCGTCTTCGGGGTACAAGGTCACGCCGACCGAGGTGCCCAGGAACACCTGCCGGTCGTGGACCACGATCGGTTGGCCGAGCTCGCCGACCAGCACTTCGGCCAAGTGACTGGCGATGCCGCGGGCCTCGCCGTCGCGGTCGTCTTCGCCCTCGACCAAGATCACGAACTCGTCGCCGCCGAAGCGCGCCAGCAAGGCATGCTCGCCGCCGATCCGGGCCACGGTCTGCTGGATGCGCTGGGCGAACTGCAGCAGCACCTCGTCGCCGGCATCGTGGCCGAGGGTGTCGTTGACCCGCTTGAAATCGTCGATGTCGGCGAACAGCAGCGCCAGTTGGCCGCCGCCGTTGCGCAAGTGCAGCAGGCGCTGGTCCAGCGCTTCGCGGAACGCCAGCCGGTTGGCCAGCCCGGTGAGAGCATCGGTGTAGGCCATGCGGCGGATGTCGCGATCGTGCCGGGCCAGGCTCTGGCTCATGCGCCCGAACGCGCGCATCAGATCGCCGACCTCGTCGTTGCCCTGCCCGCCCGCGGGCGCGCTGTCGAACTGGCCGTTCTCGATCGCCTGCGCGGCGTCGGCCAGTTGCCGGATCGGATTGACCAGCCAGCGCTGGATCAGCCACAGCATCAGCCCGCCCAGCGCGAGCAGGCCCAGGCTCAGCACCCCGACCCACAGCAGCTGGCGCCGGCCGAGTTCGTCCAGGCGCTTGCGCAGTTTGTCCAGGGCGCCGTCCTGGTAGGCGCGCATGGCCTTGAGGTCGTAGCCCACCCGCACCCCGCCCAGGCGCTGCTGGCCGATCTTGATCGGCGCCGACACGTCGAGCGTGGTCTCGGTCCATTGCGCATGCAGCCGTTGCGCGCGCACCACCTGCGCCGCCATCGCATCGTCCATGCGCTTGCCGTAGCTGGGGATTTCCTCGCTGCCGTCGTGGACGATGTTGCCGTCGCTGTCGTAGACCAGCACGTAGCGCACGCCGGGGTTGTTCATCGCCGCGCGGCCGAGTTCGCCGATCGCGTCCAGGTCGAAGTAGTACAGC is part of the Lysobacter firmicutimachus genome and encodes:
- a CDS encoding AAA family ATPase; the protein is MPPHELSAAQQAAARVREAVHSATTGLVEREQLAELIVLAAVAQEHLLILGPPGTAKSAVVRRVAAALGGRYFEYLLGRFTEPSELFGPVDLRRLREGVVETDVSGMLPEAEIAFLDEVFLGSTAILNTLLGVLNERRFRRGHTQLACPLRVCVGAANALPDDESLAAFADRFLLHLFVEPVPDHQLEALLEGGWQAGRSSPQHFADLADIDTLSRCVDEVDLGAARGLLADAIRKLRGAGLGLSDRRIVKAQRLIAAAAVLAGRERAGEADLWPLFYVMPTREAQAAAQDALRDSLSAAANPTLRAAVECAALQPLSREARLLEAARGCLAAAAGDHAGAEAVLREIDANFDAASIPPELAAERARLVARVSAPV
- a CDS encoding ATP-binding protein; amino-acid sequence: MPETPLEDLLAALAASPHNPALGALVVNACLNAADPDALLRAIALGGEPLLADPVQRDAAWRLLLQHGRDADVARLAPAGTAASLLARARLNLQDGARDEARALYQQAIALNPALEDAALANELAGKVISLANARRQHEGAPRPQTSVANDDTDAEDVVRLLQPAQERIAFADVGGLDEVKQQIRRRIITPFLKPSLFERFKRRSGGGILLYGPPGCGKTLLARATAGECGARFYNVAITDVLDMYIGESERKLHAIFEQARRTAPSVVFFDEVEAIGGKRQHSREAGSAKLVSQFLTELDGFGQNNQGVLILGATNVPWAVDSAFRRPGRFDRVLFVPPPDEPARRAILDLLLRDRPLDGAIDSAELARLSSGHSGADLRHLVESAIDEAIDDSIDQGREVPLSMAHLRAALKDSRATTLEWLTTARNHARYANQGGQYDEVLDFLKRHGGG
- a CDS encoding tetratricopeptide repeat protein; translated protein: MSRHALALARRHYGHGQVDQAIDVLLRLLGEDPDLAEAHALLAFCLLKRKRLHVAALEAARALELEPDSVYSHLAAALVAIARRRLSEAETHLNAARELDPAAAVIEDGFARLHLAWGHDERALAHARRACELEPDDLDYRALLASLEFRRGDRGTAEALAREVLELDPEHLEALCVLGHCELAAGRVDDARQHAAWAVQLDPMDEQALTLLAAVKARRSPLLGLWWRFQSYLTAGSRTRTVVLLLGLFLLYQIGMIALSQNGLQRWTLPLSLLWLGFCAYTWIAPGLFWRSVKKELQQVRLRPGF
- a CDS encoding rhomboid family intramembrane serine protease codes for the protein MFSSIPPVTRKLLIANVAAFVLQWLLSWSPSTQSWVLWLELWPWLPAKFDFVGPGFMPWQLLTYGFLHGSVGHLVFNMLALVMFGASLEYHWGARRFVVYYFVCLLGSGVLQLLFASYAVRHGEFYLTLGASGAIYGLLLAYGMLFPHRRVTLLPFPIVLKARTLVIIYAIAAVVYGVFAQGSGIAHFAHLGGMLIGWLTLLYWRRRPPGGGNGGNGRDARREALLQRRRASKLRVVK
- a CDS encoding MGMT family protein, with the translated sequence MDSETAAARIRAAIRAIPKGQVAGYGEIARRAGLPGRARLVARLLSENEDAKLPWHRVLRSDGRIAFPEGSKGYREQSQRLRAEGVTVEKGRVRGQRAAATLDSQIWGPAD
- a CDS encoding inorganic phosphate transporter, which gives rise to MLTLVLVVILAALIFEYVNGFHDTANSIATVVATKVLSPMQAVMLAASTNLVGALWGTAVAKTIASGLIDAGVVEVGSQLLLCALLGGIVWNLITWWLGLPSSSSHALIGGLCGAALAAASNNWHAVIWSHPADPIWKSAGVLWKVIVPMVTSPVLGFAAGFLVMGVLFALISGMAASGGLLRRMARPRWVNGFFGKAQLLSAAGMGFAHGMNDAQKTMGIIALALISAQQAGTLDNLPAWLAFLHPSPGAIAHNDIDTWIKLTCAVVMAAGTAAGGWRIIKTLGHKLVKLHPIHGFAAETSAASVIMAASSLGIPVSTTHNISAAIMGVGTAKRFNSIKWTVVEKMIWAWILTIPAAGGIAYGLFELMRLFGWV
- a CDS encoding DUF47 domain-containing protein encodes the protein MFSLQTIFGQGNQFYTLLEEAAVAAHDSTKALYDMLKASDRQPALDAFKLARQRERETSDKISQELVDSFITPIEREDIEALSSALYKIPKQVEKFADRYSLATRHLEHIDFAPRAAMLEQAAAVVVKMVHQLRHLKLEPMKALNDQLRALENEADRLMLELYRDIYSGQLDNLQMFLLKEFFEILEKAIDRCREAGVVAYQIVLKNS